A region from the Silene latifolia isolate original U9 population chromosome 7, ASM4854445v1, whole genome shotgun sequence genome encodes:
- the LOC141592420 gene encoding tRNA nucleotidyltransferase cca2-like isoform X3 gives METPEPLIIQANELFELTENESFLFNLLEDVLRDSKLNETELRVAGGWVRDKLLGEDCNDIDIAINNMLGEEFCEKIKEYLLKKGIDVKKAVVIPSNSAKSKHLETAKMRLFGQWIDFVNLRTEEYGTVNSIPTMSFGSPEKDAERRDLTINSMFYNIHTGFVENFTRRGITDLKLGKIVTPLPPKQTFLDDPLRVLRAIRFGARFDFTFDEDLKKAAASDEVRDAIAEKISRERIGLEVDLMIAGNQPVKAVTYICDLQLFWTVFTLPSNVDPSTPEACDRSCLTFIDAAWSLVQSLESLTLSDDHRRLCLYSAMFLPLRSTTYKDKKKKQPVPVVDHIFRNSLKLKDKDPETIINVHRVTEKFISIISLLRSQKDMQHAEATFETTLINVPESSKLRILTGLLLREIKEFWPIALLMSTLVYPYGDLQESSAEGINLEKCRELFMLVNDMIAKQGLENIWETKPIINGNEIMSILNPEGKKVGKWVEKVMQWQLSNPAGTVNECKEWLEKTGKELLEEEETGVKRARSFS, from the exons CTTTTAGGCGAAGATTGTAACGACATTGATATTGCAATAAACAACATGCTTGGTGAAGAATTCTGTGAAAAAATAAAGGAGTACCTGTTAAAGAAGGGTATAGACGTTAAGAAAGCTGTTGTCATTCCAAG CAATTCCGCTAAATCGAAACACTTGGAAACTGCAAAGATGCGCCTGTTTGGCCAGTGGATTGATTTTGTGAATTTAAGGACTGAAGAGTACGGTACAGTAAACAGTATTCCTACCATG AGTTTTGGTTCTCCGGAAAAGGATGCTGAACGAAGGGATTTGACTATTAACAG CATGTTCTACAATATTCACACCGGTTTTGTGGAAAATTTTACTCGAAGGG GTATAACCGATTTAAAGTTAGGAAAGATAGTTACTCCTTTGCCTCCAAAACAGACTTTTTTGGATGATCCTTTGCGTGTTCTTCGAGCAATTCGTTTTG GTGcaaggtttgatttcacttttgaCGAGGACCTAAAGAAAGCTGCTGCTTCTGATGAAGTGAGAGATGCTATTGCGGAAAAAATAAGCAGAGAACGAATTGGTCTTGAA GTAGATCTCATGATTGCTGGAAATCAACCTGTTAAAGCAGTAACCTATATCTGTGATTTGCAATTATTTTGGACTGTTTTCACTCTTCCGTCTAATGTTGATCCTTCAACACCAGAGGCATGTGATAG GTCATGTCTTACATTCATCGATGCTGCTTGGAGCCTTGTTCAGTCACTTGAATCTCTTACCTTAAGT GATGACCACAGGCGATTATGTTTATATTCAGCCATGTTTCTTCCTTTGCGGAGTACGACTTACAAAGATAAGAAGAAAAAG CAGCCTGTGCCTGTGGTGGATCATATTTTTCGAAATTCTCTCAAGCTTAAAGACAAGGATCCCGAGACA ATAATAAACGTGCACCGTGTCACGGAGAAGTTCATATCAATAATCTCTCTCCTTAGATCTCAAAAAGATATGCAGCATGCCGAAGCTACCTTTGAAACGACACTTATTAATGTTCCAGAGTCTTCAAAGCTACGGATATTGACAG GGTTGCTTCTGAGGGAAATTAAAGAATTTTGGCCAATTGCATTACTTATGTCCACTCTGGTATATCCTTATGGCGACTTGCAGGAATCATCAGCCGAAGGCATCAATCTGGAGAAGTGTAGGGAATTGTTCATGTTGGTGAACGACATGATCGCAAAACAAG GTCTTGAAAACATTTGGGAGACAAAGCCAATAATCAACGGAAATGAGATTATGTCAATTTTGAACCCCGAAGGAAAAAAAGTAGGAAAATGG GTAGAAAAGGTTATGCAATGGCAGCTATCCAATCCTGCAGGAACCGTTAATGAGTGCAAAGAGTGGCTGGAGAAAACAGGCAAAGAGTTGCTGGAGGAAGAGGAAACAGGCGTGAAACGAGCAAGG TCGTTCTCTTGA
- the LOC141592420 gene encoding tRNA nucleotidyltransferase cca2-like isoform X2, translating into METPEPLIIQANELFELTENESFLFNLLEDVLRDSKLNETELRVAGGWVRDKLLGEDCNDIDIAINNMLGEEFCEKIKEYLLKKGIDVKKAVVIPSNSAKSKHLETAKMRLFGQWIDFVNLRTEEYGTVNSIPTMSFGSPEKDAERRDLTINSMFYNIHTGFVENFTRRGITDLKLGKIVTPLPPKQTFLDDPLRVLRAIRFGARFDFTFDEDLKKAAASDEVRDAIAEKISRERIGLEVYLMIAGNQPVKAVTYICDLQLFWTVFTLPSNVDPSTPEACDRSCLTFIDAAWSLVQSLESLTLSDDHRRLCLYSAMFLPLRSTTYKDKKKKQPVPVVDHIFRNSLKLKDKDPETIINVHRVTEKFISIISLLRSQKDMQHAEATFETTLINVPESSKLRILTGLLLREIKEFWPIALLMSTLVYPYGDLQESSAEGINLEKCRELFMLVNDMIAKQGLENIWETKPIINGNEIMSILNPEGKKVGKWVEKVMQWQLSNPAGTVNECKEWLEKTGKQLLEEEETGVKRARSFS; encoded by the exons CTTTTAGGCGAAGATTGTAACGACATTGATATTGCAATAAACAACATGCTTGGTGAAGAATTCTGTGAAAAAATAAAGGAGTACCTGTTAAAGAAGGGTATAGACGTTAAGAAAGCTGTTGTCATTCCAAG CAATTCCGCTAAATCGAAACACTTGGAAACTGCAAAGATGCGCCTGTTTGGCCAGTGGATTGATTTTGTGAATTTAAGGACTGAAGAGTACGGTACAGTAAACAGTATTCCTACCATG AGTTTTGGTTCTCCGGAAAAGGATGCTGAACGAAGGGATTTGACTATTAACAG CATGTTCTACAATATTCACACCGGTTTTGTGGAAAATTTTACTCGAAGGG GTATAACCGATTTAAAGTTAGGAAAGATAGTTACTCCTTTGCCTCCAAAACAGACTTTTTTGGATGATCCTTTGCGTGTTCTTCGAGCAATTCGTTTTG GTGcaaggtttgatttcacttttgaCGAGGACCTAAAGAAAGCTGCTGCTTCTGATGAAGTGAGAGATGCTATTGCGGAAAAAATAAGCAGAGAACGAATTGGTCTTGAAGTAT ATCTCATGATTGCTGGAAATCAACCTGTTAAAGCAGTAACCTATATCTGTGATTTGCAATTATTTTGGACTGTTTTCACTCTTCCGTCTAATGTTGATCCTTCAACACCAGAGGCATGTGATAG GTCATGTCTTACATTCATCGATGCTGCTTGGAGCCTTGTTCAGTCACTTGAATCTCTTACCTTAAGT GATGACCACAGGCGATTATGTTTATATTCAGCCATGTTTCTTCCTTTGCGGAGTACGACTTACAAAGATAAGAAGAAAAAG CAGCCTGTGCCTGTGGTGGATCATATTTTTCGAAATTCTCTCAAGCTTAAAGACAAGGATCCCGAGACA ATAATAAACGTGCACCGTGTCACGGAGAAGTTCATATCAATAATCTCTCTCCTTAGATCTCAAAAAGATATGCAGCATGCCGAAGCTACCTTTGAAACGACACTTATTAATGTTCCAGAGTCTTCAAAGCTACGGATATTGACAG GGTTGCTTCTGAGGGAAATTAAAGAATTTTGGCCAATTGCATTACTTATGTCCACTCTGGTATATCCTTATGGCGACTTGCAGGAATCATCAGCCGAAGGCATCAATCTGGAGAAGTGTAGGGAATTGTTCATGTTGGTGAACGACATGATCGCAAAACAAG GTCTTGAAAACATTTGGGAGACAAAGCCAATAATCAACGGAAATGAGATTATGTCAATTTTGAACCCCGAAGGAAAAAAAGTAGGAAAATGG GTAGAAAAGGTTATGCAATGGCAACTATCCAATCCTGCAGGAACCGTTAATGAGTGCAAAGAGTGGCTGGAGAAAACAGGCAAACAGTTGCTGGAGGAAGAGGAAACAGGCGTGAAACGAGCAAGG TCGTTCTCTTGA
- the LOC141592420 gene encoding tRNA nucleotidyltransferase cca2-like isoform X4 yields METPEPLIIQANELFELTENESFLFNLLEDVLRDSKLNETELRVAGGWVRDKLLGEDCNDIDIAINNMLGEEFCEKIKEYLLKKGIDVKKAVVIPSNSAKSKHLETAKMRLFGQWIDFVNLRTEEYGTVNSIPTMSFGSPEKDAERRDLTINSMFYNIHTGFVENFTRRGITDLKLGKIVTPLPPKQTFLDDPLRVLRAIRFGARFDFTFDEDLKKAAASDEVRDAIAEKISRERIGLEVDLMIAGNQPVKAVTYICDLQLFWTVFTLPSNVDPSTPEACDRSCLTFIDAAWSLVQSLESLTLSDDHRRLCLYSAMFLPLRSTTYKDKKKKPVPVVDHIFRNSLKLKDKDPETIINVHRVTEKFISIISLLRSQKDMQHAEATFETTLINVPESSKLRILTGLLLREIKEFWPIALLMSTLVYPYGDLQESSAEGINLEKCRELFMLVNDMIAKQGLENIWETKPIINGNEIMSILNPEGKKVGKWVEKVMQWQLSNPAGTVNECKEWLEKTGKQLLEEEETGVKRARSFS; encoded by the exons CTTTTAGGCGAAGATTGTAACGACATTGATATTGCAATAAACAACATGCTTGGTGAAGAATTCTGTGAAAAAATAAAGGAGTACCTGTTAAAGAAGGGTATAGACGTTAAGAAAGCTGTTGTCATTCCAAG CAATTCCGCTAAATCGAAACACTTGGAAACTGCAAAGATGCGCCTGTTTGGCCAGTGGATTGATTTTGTGAATTTAAGGACTGAAGAGTACGGTACAGTAAACAGTATTCCTACCATG AGTTTTGGTTCTCCGGAAAAGGATGCTGAACGAAGGGATTTGACTATTAACAG CATGTTCTACAATATTCACACCGGTTTTGTGGAAAATTTTACTCGAAGGG GTATAACCGATTTAAAGTTAGGAAAGATAGTTACTCCTTTGCCTCCAAAACAGACTTTTTTGGATGATCCTTTGCGTGTTCTTCGAGCAATTCGTTTTG GTGcaaggtttgatttcacttttgaCGAGGACCTAAAGAAAGCTGCTGCTTCTGATGAAGTGAGAGATGCTATTGCGGAAAAAATAAGCAGAGAACGAATTGGTCTTGAA GTAGATCTCATGATTGCTGGAAATCAACCTGTTAAAGCAGTAACCTATATCTGTGATTTGCAATTATTTTGGACTGTTTTCACTCTTCCGTCTAATGTTGATCCTTCAACACCAGAGGCATGTGATAG GTCATGTCTTACATTCATCGATGCTGCTTGGAGCCTTGTTCAGTCACTTGAATCTCTTACCTTAAGT GATGACCACAGGCGATTATGTTTATATTCAGCCATGTTTCTTCCTTTGCGGAGTACGACTTACAAAGATAAGAAGAAAAAG CCTGTGCCTGTGGTGGATCATATTTTTCGAAATTCTCTCAAGCTTAAAGACAAGGATCCCGAGACA ATAATAAACGTGCACCGTGTCACGGAGAAGTTCATATCAATAATCTCTCTCCTTAGATCTCAAAAAGATATGCAGCATGCCGAAGCTACCTTTGAAACGACACTTATTAATGTTCCAGAGTCTTCAAAGCTACGGATATTGACAG GGTTGCTTCTGAGGGAAATTAAAGAATTTTGGCCAATTGCATTACTTATGTCCACTCTGGTATATCCTTATGGCGACTTGCAGGAATCATCAGCCGAAGGCATCAATCTGGAGAAGTGTAGGGAATTGTTCATGTTGGTGAACGACATGATCGCAAAACAAG GTCTTGAAAACATTTGGGAGACAAAGCCAATAATCAACGGAAATGAGATTATGTCAATTTTGAACCCCGAAGGAAAAAAAGTAGGAAAATGG GTAGAAAAGGTTATGCAATGGCAACTATCCAATCCTGCAGGAACCGTTAATGAGTGCAAAGAGTGGCTGGAGAAAACAGGCAAACAGTTGCTGGAGGAAGAGGAAACAGGCGTGAAACGAGCAAGG TCGTTCTCTTGA
- the LOC141592420 gene encoding tRNA nucleotidyltransferase cca2-like isoform X1 → METPEPLIIQANELFELTENESFLFNLLEDVLRDSKLNETELRVAGGWVRDKLLGEDCNDIDIAINNMLGEEFCEKIKEYLLKKGIDVKKAVVIPSNSAKSKHLETAKMRLFGQWIDFVNLRTEEYGTVNSIPTMSFGSPEKDAERRDLTINSMFYNIHTGFVENFTRRGITDLKLGKIVTPLPPKQTFLDDPLRVLRAIRFGARFDFTFDEDLKKAAASDEVRDAIAEKISRERIGLEVDLMIAGNQPVKAVTYICDLQLFWTVFTLPSNVDPSTPEACDRSCLTFIDAAWSLVQSLESLTLSDDHRRLCLYSAMFLPLRSTTYKDKKKKQPVPVVDHIFRNSLKLKDKDPETIINVHRVTEKFISIISLLRSQKDMQHAEATFETTLINVPESSKLRILTGLLLREIKEFWPIALLMSTLVYPYGDLQESSAEGINLEKCRELFMLVNDMIAKQGLENIWETKPIINGNEIMSILNPEGKKVGKWVEKVMQWQLSNPAGTVNECKEWLEKTGKQLLEEEETGVKRARSFS, encoded by the exons CTTTTAGGCGAAGATTGTAACGACATTGATATTGCAATAAACAACATGCTTGGTGAAGAATTCTGTGAAAAAATAAAGGAGTACCTGTTAAAGAAGGGTATAGACGTTAAGAAAGCTGTTGTCATTCCAAG CAATTCCGCTAAATCGAAACACTTGGAAACTGCAAAGATGCGCCTGTTTGGCCAGTGGATTGATTTTGTGAATTTAAGGACTGAAGAGTACGGTACAGTAAACAGTATTCCTACCATG AGTTTTGGTTCTCCGGAAAAGGATGCTGAACGAAGGGATTTGACTATTAACAG CATGTTCTACAATATTCACACCGGTTTTGTGGAAAATTTTACTCGAAGGG GTATAACCGATTTAAAGTTAGGAAAGATAGTTACTCCTTTGCCTCCAAAACAGACTTTTTTGGATGATCCTTTGCGTGTTCTTCGAGCAATTCGTTTTG GTGcaaggtttgatttcacttttgaCGAGGACCTAAAGAAAGCTGCTGCTTCTGATGAAGTGAGAGATGCTATTGCGGAAAAAATAAGCAGAGAACGAATTGGTCTTGAA GTAGATCTCATGATTGCTGGAAATCAACCTGTTAAAGCAGTAACCTATATCTGTGATTTGCAATTATTTTGGACTGTTTTCACTCTTCCGTCTAATGTTGATCCTTCAACACCAGAGGCATGTGATAG GTCATGTCTTACATTCATCGATGCTGCTTGGAGCCTTGTTCAGTCACTTGAATCTCTTACCTTAAGT GATGACCACAGGCGATTATGTTTATATTCAGCCATGTTTCTTCCTTTGCGGAGTACGACTTACAAAGATAAGAAGAAAAAG CAGCCTGTGCCTGTGGTGGATCATATTTTTCGAAATTCTCTCAAGCTTAAAGACAAGGATCCCGAGACA ATAATAAACGTGCACCGTGTCACGGAGAAGTTCATATCAATAATCTCTCTCCTTAGATCTCAAAAAGATATGCAGCATGCCGAAGCTACCTTTGAAACGACACTTATTAATGTTCCAGAGTCTTCAAAGCTACGGATATTGACAG GGTTGCTTCTGAGGGAAATTAAAGAATTTTGGCCAATTGCATTACTTATGTCCACTCTGGTATATCCTTATGGCGACTTGCAGGAATCATCAGCCGAAGGCATCAATCTGGAGAAGTGTAGGGAATTGTTCATGTTGGTGAACGACATGATCGCAAAACAAG GTCTTGAAAACATTTGGGAGACAAAGCCAATAATCAACGGAAATGAGATTATGTCAATTTTGAACCCCGAAGGAAAAAAAGTAGGAAAATGG GTAGAAAAGGTTATGCAATGGCAACTATCCAATCCTGCAGGAACCGTTAATGAGTGCAAAGAGTGGCTGGAGAAAACAGGCAAACAGTTGCTGGAGGAAGAGGAAACAGGCGTGAAACGAGCAAGG TCGTTCTCTTGA